The proteins below come from a single Streptomyces tubercidicus genomic window:
- a CDS encoding F0F1 ATP synthase subunit B gives MNPLVNMAEEVPQNPLIPELPELVIGLIAFFIVFGILAKKLLPNINKVLEERRSLIEGRIDDAEATQAEAQQVLADYRTQLADARHEAARLRQEAQEQGATLIAEMRAEGQRQREEIIAAGHAQIEADRKQAAQALRQDVGKLAVDLAGKLVGESLEDHARQSRTIDRFLDDVEAKAASDATKAEAGR, from the coding sequence GTGAACCCCCTGGTGAACATGGCGGAGGAGGTTCCCCAGAACCCCCTGATCCCAGAGCTTCCAGAGCTGGTCATCGGCCTGATCGCTTTCTTCATCGTCTTCGGCATCCTGGCGAAGAAGCTCCTCCCGAACATCAACAAGGTTCTGGAAGAGCGCCGGTCGCTGATCGAAGGCCGTATTGACGACGCCGAGGCGACGCAGGCCGAGGCCCAGCAGGTGCTCGCGGACTACCGGACACAGCTGGCCGACGCCCGCCACGAGGCCGCGCGTCTGCGCCAGGAGGCGCAGGAGCAGGGCGCGACGCTCATCGCTGAGATGCGCGCCGAGGGCCAGCGGCAGCGTGAGGAGATCATCGCTGCCGGTCACGCCCAGATCGAGGCGGACCGGAAGCAGGCCGCGCAGGCGCTGCGCCAGGACGTGGGCAAGCTCGCCGTCGACCTGGCCGGCAAGCTCGTCGGGGAGTCCCTTGAGGACCACGCCCGGCAGAGCCGGACCATCGACCGCTTCCTCGACGACGTCGAGGCCAAGGCGGCGTCGGACGCGACGAAGGCTGAGGCCGGACGATGA
- the atpE gene encoding ATP synthase F0 subunit C, which yields MSAALETVNLAAGVTGNLGSIGYGLAAIGPGVGVGIIFGNGTQALARQPEAAGLIRTNQIMGFAFCEALALIGIVMGFLFKA from the coding sequence ATGTCCGCTGCTCTCGAGACTGTCAACCTCGCCGCCGGCGTCACCGGCAACCTCGGTTCGATCGGTTACGGCCTCGCCGCGATCGGCCCCGGCGTCGGCGTCGGCATCATCTTCGGTAACGGCACCCAGGCCCTGGCCCGCCAGCCCGAGGCCGCCGGCCTGATCCGCACCAACCAGATCATGGGTTTCGCCTTCTGTGAGGCGCTCGCCCTGATCGGCATCGTCATGGGCTTCCTCTTCAAGGCCTGA
- the atpB gene encoding F0F1 ATP synthase subunit A encodes MLAFETDCHIFSGCGFPAPGLHSFVFKPLFTINGFEFNKIMLLALLSTVVVVWFFWAAFGKAKVVPGKLQMIGEAGYDFVRRGIVYDALGKKEGEKYVPFIVSLFFFVWIMNIWSIIPVAQFPVTSVIAFPAGLAAIVYITWVTLTFKRHGFVGALKNFSGYDKSLGPVLPMLIVIELLSNLVIRPFTHAVRLFANMFAGHLLLLMFTIGTWYLLNGIGIVYAGASFIMTILLTAFELFIQAVQAYVFVLLTANYIQGALAENH; translated from the coding sequence ATGCTCGCCTTCGAGACCGACTGCCACATCTTTTCCGGGTGCGGCTTCCCAGCTCCCGGGCTTCATTCGTTCGTCTTCAAGCCGCTGTTCACCATCAACGGCTTTGAGTTCAACAAGATCATGCTGCTGGCGCTGCTCAGCACCGTCGTGGTCGTGTGGTTCTTCTGGGCGGCGTTCGGCAAGGCCAAGGTGGTCCCGGGCAAGCTGCAGATGATCGGCGAAGCGGGCTATGACTTCGTACGCCGCGGGATCGTCTATGACGCCCTCGGGAAGAAGGAGGGCGAGAAGTACGTCCCCTTCATCGTCTCGCTGTTCTTCTTCGTCTGGATCATGAACATCTGGTCGATCATTCCGGTCGCCCAGTTCCCGGTGACGTCGGTGATCGCCTTCCCGGCCGGTCTCGCCGCCATCGTCTACATCACGTGGGTCACCCTGACCTTCAAGAGGCACGGCTTCGTCGGTGCGCTGAAGAACTTCAGCGGCTACGACAAGTCGCTCGGCCCGGTCCTGCCGATGCTGATCGTCATCGAGCTCCTCTCGAACCTGGTCATCCGGCCCTTCACGCACGCGGTCCGGCTCTTCGCGAACATGTTCGCCGGCCACCTGCTGCTGCTGATGTTCACGATCGGCACCTGGTACCTGCTGAACGGCATCGGCATCGTCTACGCCGGCGCCTCGTTCATCATGACCATCCTGCTGACCGCGTTCGAGCTGTTCATCCAGGCCGTCCAGGCGTACGTCTTCGTGCTCCTGACCGCGAACTACATCCAGGGCGCGCTCGCCGAGAACCACTGA